From one Saprospiraceae bacterium genomic stretch:
- a CDS encoding glycosyltransferase, translating into MAESLLCGTPVIAFNVGGVPEMIEDGMDGFLTYRQSAQDFADAILKFVQQRTIFNRETISTRATLKFNDTENLKPYLKLYSEVMDETAH; encoded by the coding sequence ATCGCAGAGTCGCTGCTTTGTGGCACTCCAGTCATTGCTTTCAACGTAGGCGGAGTACCAGAAATGATTGAAGATGGAATGGATGGTTTTTTAACCTATAGGCAATCGGCTCAAGATTTTGCTGACGCTATTTTAAAATTTGTGCAGCAGCGCACTATATTCAATAGAGAAACCATTAGCACCAGGGCAACGTTAAAATTTAATGACACAGAAAACTTAAAGCCCTATTTAAAGCTTTACAGTGAAGTGATGGATGAAACTGCGCACTGA
- a CDS encoding FkbM family methyltransferase — protein sequence MKLKSWVPEKIYQQYLKPFDLNHLHRLGKRIYSQEGEDILIERYLGKKSKGFYIDIGAHHPFRFSNTYYFYRQGWSGINIEPNPELFGLLSKHRPHDINLNIGLSDKPQDLTYYYFEEAAYNTFSHEIAMQLIANKNILIRKEQIATTTLPLALKNLILPTNIDFLSIDTEGMDLDILMTNDWDSLRPQLILAELKVDSLRLALESKMNQYLEQSNYRLVSKLYNTILFKRLD from the coding sequence ATGAAATTAAAATCCTGGGTTCCAGAAAAAATATACCAGCAATATTTAAAGCCGTTCGATTTAAACCACCTTCACAGGTTAGGCAAACGCATCTATTCGCAGGAAGGTGAGGATATTTTAATAGAAAGATATTTGGGCAAAAAGTCCAAGGGGTTTTACATCGATATCGGGGCACATCATCCTTTTCGGTTTTCAAACACTTATTATTTTTACCGACAAGGGTGGTCCGGTATTAATATTGAGCCTAATCCTGAATTGTTTGGACTTTTGTCAAAGCATCGGCCACATGACATAAATTTAAATATCGGCCTTAGTGATAAACCACAGGACCTGACTTACTACTATTTTGAAGAAGCTGCCTATAATACTTTTTCACACGAGATTGCAATGCAATTAATAGCAAATAAAAATATCCTGATACGCAAAGAGCAAATCGCTACCACTACTTTACCGCTCGCTCTTAAAAATTTGATTTTGCCTACCAATATTGATTTTTTGTCCATTGATACAGAAGGTATGGACCTTGATATATTGATGACAAATGACTGGGATAGTCTCAGGCCTCAGCTCATCCTGGCAGAATTAAAAGTCGACAGCCTTCGATTGGCTTTGGAATCGAAGATGAATCAATATCTCGAACAATCTAATTATCGACTGGTGTCAAAATTGTACAATACTATTTTGTTTAAAAGGTTGGATTAA
- a CDS encoding T9SS type A sorting domain-containing protein, with protein MIFCSSRFFDGNPEQWNTTEAPGTYCSQRLYSDCMVTVLADDKQAPVVNHLEDITIYCDGAPDYAGYPNCEHSERFDKWPLQLKDSKGVVHGYYGGSDFLGIHTDPADHSDPDACEFNKGWAPIYCRSWLYIDSFPARQSGGDQAGHVNPKDYFSTLVKVDKKRPLDHVLKSNEFTITDNCRLDDATLTVVDNGTLNGCSEGWIQRSWTIKDKCGNAVTATQKIIVKHRSDFEVIFPEDKVVTCDPDGSGLNRTDTGHAGVPIITDDECEQIGVRYSDEIFTVEDSACYKIVRTWTLIDWCIYLPTGQAGDPNQHRHYPDVIVNDSLRANSTNRSCVYRNIKDNNDGYMTYIQIIKVIDEIPPVVTTQDTTVCVYSDNCLVSVVIPLSGTDNCAAASDIRFRYFIDLNATDAVYNGRLFDPTSIDQGGTQYVKDFVFLLGAPGRHVVHVVGIDNCGNADTSSFRFDIKDCKKPTPYCYNGIATVIMPGNGQVTVWAKDLNINSSDNCTPAADLKYSFSADVVTASRQFTCADMTSDGQNQIFEVEIWVTDKAGNQDLCKTYIKLQDNADAANGRPEGACKDTVASLASISGKLLTEDQQGVESATVQIKSATPSGIPAWKSSIDGSYQFNSIPTSGSYSISAMRDDNPMNGVSTLDLVLIQKHILGTERFTSPYKIIAADADNDQNVSAIDLIELRKLILGLYDKLPKNTSWKFVPKSYQFDDILNPWSAPNEEQIVVAQGAMVKDFVGIKIGDVNATAAPHSLMNTEVRGSGSGLILEVKDRTFKAGERVEVSFTSPNFKGVSGFQGTMSIGNKQLTIDNINRQSSINFTENNIGRRWEHEGMITMSWNTNQSIDLKEDDVLFTMNFTAQTSGSLSEIMHIGSQHTKAESYEGKGELGNLSIRFVNQSGQEVTAKSELYQNYPNPFDSRTVIGINLAQQGRGTFKVTDITGRTIKVIEKEWAKGYNEVWIDRQEMKVSGVLYYSFEGGSFRATKKMIIME; from the coding sequence TTGATTTTTTGCAGTAGCAGATTCTTCGATGGAAACCCCGAACAATGGAATACGACCGAAGCTCCTGGTACCTATTGCTCACAGCGATTGTATTCAGACTGTATGGTCACTGTCCTTGCCGATGACAAACAAGCTCCGGTAGTCAATCATCTCGAAGATATCACAATATACTGTGACGGAGCCCCCGACTATGCCGGCTACCCAAATTGCGAACACAGCGAACGCTTTGATAAATGGCCTCTCCAATTAAAAGATTCCAAAGGAGTGGTGCATGGGTACTATGGAGGATCAGACTTTTTAGGCATCCATACGGATCCGGCCGATCACAGTGATCCGGATGCCTGCGAATTCAATAAAGGCTGGGCTCCGATCTATTGCAGAAGTTGGTTGTACATAGATAGCTTCCCTGCCCGACAGTCAGGCGGGGATCAGGCAGGACATGTCAATCCAAAAGATTATTTCTCGACATTGGTCAAGGTCGACAAAAAACGACCACTCGATCATGTATTAAAATCCAATGAGTTTACGATCACGGACAATTGTCGTTTGGATGATGCGACGCTTACCGTAGTGGATAATGGTACGCTCAATGGTTGTAGCGAAGGCTGGATCCAGCGCAGTTGGACGATCAAAGACAAGTGTGGTAATGCAGTAACTGCTACGCAGAAGATCATCGTCAAACATCGCAGCGATTTCGAAGTGATCTTCCCTGAAGATAAAGTAGTGACCTGTGATCCCGATGGTTCGGGATTGAATCGCACCGATACGGGTCACGCAGGAGTTCCAATAATTACAGACGACGAGTGTGAACAAATCGGGGTGAGATATTCGGATGAAATATTCACTGTAGAGGATTCTGCCTGTTACAAGATTGTCCGCACCTGGACACTCATCGACTGGTGTATTTACCTGCCTACCGGACAGGCAGGTGATCCAAATCAACATAGGCACTATCCTGATGTGATAGTCAATGATTCATTGAGGGCCAATAGTACTAACCGTTCATGTGTGTACCGCAATATCAAAGATAATAATGACGGGTACATGACCTATATCCAGATCATCAAAGTGATCGACGAGATACCGCCGGTAGTGACTACCCAGGATACCACGGTATGTGTATACAGTGACAATTGTTTGGTAAGCGTAGTGATTCCACTGAGTGGAACAGACAATTGTGCTGCCGCATCAGATATCAGATTCCGTTATTTCATCGACCTGAATGCAACCGATGCGGTGTACAATGGAAGACTGTTTGACCCAACCAGCATAGATCAGGGTGGTACACAGTATGTCAAAGACTTCGTCTTTTTATTAGGCGCTCCTGGCAGACATGTGGTGCATGTAGTGGGTATAGATAATTGCGGCAATGCAGATACTTCCAGCTTCAGATTTGATATCAAAGATTGCAAAAAACCAACTCCCTATTGCTACAATGGCATCGCCACAGTCATCATGCCGGGCAATGGCCAGGTCACGGTCTGGGCCAAGGACCTCAATATCAACAGCAGTGACAATTGTACACCGGCTGCGGATTTGAAATACAGTTTCTCTGCGGATGTCGTTACAGCAAGTCGGCAGTTTACCTGTGCAGATATGACCAGTGACGGTCAAAACCAAATCTTTGAAGTAGAGATCTGGGTGACCGATAAAGCCGGCAACCAGGATCTGTGCAAGACCTATATCAAACTTCAGGACAATGCCGATGCAGCCAATGGACGACCAGAAGGTGCATGTAAGGACACGGTAGCCTCACTGGCATCCATCAGTGGCAAACTACTGACAGAAGATCAGCAAGGAGTAGAATCTGCGACCGTGCAAATTAAATCTGCTACGCCATCCGGTATACCAGCGTGGAAGAGCAGCATCGATGGCAGCTATCAGTTTAATTCTATTCCAACATCCGGCAGCTATAGTATCTCCGCCATGCGGGATGATAATCCGATGAATGGCGTATCGACCCTCGACCTGGTATTGATTCAAAAACATATACTTGGTACGGAGCGATTCACTTCACCGTACAAGATCATCGCTGCCGATGCAGACAATGATCAGAATGTAAGTGCGATCGATCTGATCGAATTGAGAAAATTAATCCTGGGTCTATACGACAAACTACCTAAGAACACCAGTTGGAAATTTGTACCCAAGTCTTATCAGTTTGATGATATCCTCAACCCCTGGTCCGCACCAAACGAAGAGCAAATCGTAGTTGCTCAAGGAGCTATGGTCAAAGATTTTGTTGGTATCAAAATCGGGGATGTCAATGCCACAGCAGCACCTCACAGCCTGATGAATACAGAAGTAAGAGGCAGTGGTTCAGGATTGATCTTAGAAGTAAAAGATCGCACCTTCAAAGCCGGAGAGCGGGTAGAGGTGTCATTCACTTCACCAAACTTCAAGGGTGTGTCAGGTTTCCAGGGAACTATGTCAATAGGCAATAAGCAATTGACAATAGACAATATAAATCGTCAATCGTCAATTAACTTCACTGAAAACAATATTGGTCGCCGATGGGAACATGAAGGCATGATCACAATGTCATGGAATACAAACCAATCTATTGACCTAAAAGAAGACGATGTATTGTTTACTATGAATTTTACAGCACAGACTTCAGGCAGCTTGAGTGAAATAATGCACATCGGATCGCAGCATACCAAAGCCGAGTCATACGAGGGAAAAGGGGAGCTGGGCAATCTGTCAATACGCTTTGTCAACCAATCCGGCCAGGAAGTGACTGCCAAATCTGAATTGTATCAGAACTATCCCAATCCATTCGATTCTCGCACCGTGATTGGGATTAATCTGGCTCAGCAAGGTAGAGGCACCTTCAAAGTGACAGATATCACCGGAAGGACGATCAAAGTCATCGAGAAGGAATGGGCCAAAGGGTATAATGAAGTGTGGATCGATCGTCAGGAGATGAAAGTTAGCGGAGTGTTGTATTACAGTTTTGAAGGAGGATCGTTCAGAGCTACGAAGAAAATGATAATTATGGAATAA
- the bamA gene encoding outer membrane protein assembly factor BamA, with product MKIFSKFLLFAIFLLFATVVSYSQQDTVLPFMDYDLAKPYEIGKITVTGTFNSDANAIIGVTGLKSGSKITVPGPEIQKAIRSLWNLKLFTEVDIINAGIDGSVMDLEIHLEEKARLARYSYTGIKKSQHEELNNKLKRFVGKNDVVNESKKQTAINEIKSYFRDKGYYDVGVKVLEKRDTKMRNAVVLEFEIDTKERVKIDEIIINGNVQVTDKKLRSKMSDTKQKGKIFGKSKLVKADFEKDKIKLIKYYNTVGFRDARIAKDSVWRTEDGALKLELFIDEGPRFYIGDITWKGNSIHEAKQLNAYLRIKKGDIYNQELLDQRLRFSQDGSDVSSLYMDDGYLFFRVEPVEVSINSDSIDLEMRIYEGPQATIDKVSIVGNDRTHEHVIRRELRTRPGEKFSRSNIIRSQRQIINLGYFNQETVDIGTDVNPERGTVDITYSVEEKPSDQLELSAGWGGFQGVIGTLGVTFNNFAVRNLFNKKQWDPLPTGDGQKLSLRGQSNGKFYQSYNFSFTEPWLGGKKANSFTLGAFLTKFNQELFGLGKLQIARGYIGLGSQLRWPDDNFVTNTTLNIENINISGSLGSDRSFVDPRTRQPILGGSYNNFSIKQTFARNTIYDPLFPRFGTNISLTIALTPPYSLLGKAPNTDGTPQELYKWVEYHKWRLDAQWYATLIGKLVLKMQAKMGLLGFYNKKVGLTPFERFELGGDGLSNQNYGVTGRDILALRGYEVADLAANEASNGGATIFNKFTMELRSPLTLNPSSSIFLLSFLEGGNAWIGSKNYNPFELKRTGGLGMRVFLPMFGLLGFDYGFGFDKIVPEASKGKLGSYGKFSIILGFEPD from the coding sequence ATGAAAATATTCAGTAAATTTTTGCTTTTCGCTATCTTCCTGCTCTTCGCAACCGTAGTATCATACAGCCAGCAAGACACTGTACTTCCTTTTATGGATTATGATCTTGCTAAGCCTTATGAGATAGGCAAGATCACTGTCACCGGCACCTTCAATAGTGATGCCAATGCGATCATAGGGGTCACCGGGCTCAAAAGCGGTTCTAAAATCACGGTGCCTGGACCTGAAATTCAAAAAGCAATTCGTTCTCTTTGGAATCTGAAACTTTTTACTGAAGTAGATATCATCAATGCCGGCATCGATGGCTCCGTGATGGACCTCGAAATTCACCTGGAAGAAAAAGCTCGCCTGGCTCGCTATAGCTATACCGGGATCAAAAAATCACAACATGAGGAACTCAATAATAAACTAAAGCGGTTCGTCGGCAAAAATGATGTGGTCAATGAGAGTAAAAAACAAACTGCAATCAACGAGATCAAATCGTATTTTCGGGATAAAGGATATTATGATGTTGGGGTCAAAGTACTTGAAAAAAGGGATACCAAGATGCGCAACGCCGTAGTCTTGGAATTTGAAATAGATACTAAAGAGCGAGTTAAAATAGATGAAATCATCATCAATGGCAATGTCCAGGTGACAGATAAAAAGCTTAGAAGTAAGATGTCTGATACCAAGCAAAAAGGAAAAATCTTCGGCAAATCTAAACTCGTCAAGGCTGACTTCGAAAAAGATAAAATAAAACTGATCAAGTATTACAACACAGTTGGCTTTAGAGATGCGCGCATAGCCAAAGACAGTGTATGGCGTACGGAAGATGGAGCACTAAAGCTCGAATTGTTTATTGACGAAGGCCCTCGGTTCTATATTGGTGACATCACCTGGAAAGGAAACTCAATCCATGAAGCGAAACAACTCAATGCTTATTTACGAATCAAAAAAGGAGATATCTACAACCAGGAACTTTTAGACCAACGGCTTCGATTTAGCCAGGATGGAAGCGATGTAAGTAGCTTGTATATGGATGATGGGTATTTGTTTTTCAGGGTCGAACCAGTCGAGGTATCCATCAATAGTGACAGTATCGATCTGGAAATGCGCATCTACGAAGGACCACAGGCCACCATAGACAAAGTGAGCATCGTAGGCAATGATCGTACGCATGAGCATGTCATCAGGCGCGAACTTAGGACAAGACCAGGCGAAAAATTCAGCCGATCCAATATCATCCGTAGCCAACGGCAGATCATCAATCTGGGCTACTTCAATCAAGAAACAGTAGATATCGGTACTGATGTCAACCCAGAACGAGGCACTGTAGATATTACATACTCCGTAGAAGAAAAACCTTCTGACCAATTGGAATTGTCTGCTGGCTGGGGAGGTTTCCAGGGTGTCATTGGTACGCTGGGAGTGACTTTTAACAATTTTGCAGTTCGCAACCTTTTCAATAAAAAACAATGGGATCCGCTGCCTACCGGTGATGGCCAAAAGTTATCGCTCAGGGGTCAATCCAATGGCAAGTTTTATCAATCATACAATTTCTCCTTTACTGAACCCTGGTTAGGAGGCAAAAAAGCCAATTCCTTCACGCTTGGAGCCTTTTTGACCAAGTTTAATCAGGAATTGTTTGGCTTAGGTAAATTACAGATAGCCAGGGGTTACATCGGTTTGGGCTCACAGCTTCGATGGCCTGATGACAATTTTGTTACTAATACTACCCTCAATATCGAGAATATCAATATCAGCGGTAGCCTGGGTTCAGACAGGTCTTTCGTAGATCCTCGCACTCGTCAGCCTATCCTCGGCGGTAGCTATAATAACTTTAGTATTAAACAAACATTTGCCCGTAACACGATTTATGACCCTTTGTTCCCAAGATTTGGTACCAATATTTCGTTGACCATTGCTTTGACGCCTCCGTATTCGCTGCTGGGCAAAGCCCCCAATACGGATGGAACCCCACAGGAACTATACAAATGGGTAGAATATCATAAATGGAGGTTGGATGCACAGTGGTACGCTACGCTTATCGGTAAGCTCGTACTCAAAATGCAGGCCAAAATGGGCCTCCTGGGTTTCTATAATAAAAAGGTGGGCCTCACGCCCTTCGAACGATTCGAACTCGGAGGAGACGGCCTCAGCAATCAAAACTATGGGGTCACCGGTCGGGACATCCTCGCACTTCGCGGATATGAGGTAGCTGACCTGGCAGCCAATGAGGCTTCTAATGGTGGTGCTACCATATTCAATAAGTTTACTATGGAGCTTCGATCTCCTTTGACCCTCAATCCGAGTTCCTCTATATTTCTCTTAAGTTTCCTCGAAGGGGGTAATGCCTGGATAGGAAGCAAAAATTACAACCCATTTGAATTGAAAAGAACCGGAGGTTTGGGTATGCGGGTGTTCTTGCCGATGTTTGGACTTTTAGGATTTGATTATGGTTTTGGTTTTGATAAAATAGTGCCGGAAGCTTCTAAAGGCAA
- a CDS encoding isoprenyl transferase has translation MASKSEIDTTKLPQHVAIIMDGNGRWAQDHGMPRIFGHHNGVKAVRECTEAAAEIGIKYLTLYAFSTENWNRPAIEVNALMSLLVETIGVEVKTLNDNNIQLKAIGDLHSLPQASYDALMKGIADTAHNTGMQLILALNYSSRWELTEATKRISLNVAQGFISPDDITEESIRAELTTKDYPDPDLMIRTSGEQRLSNFLLWQCAYTELYFSPVYWPDIRKEDFWTAIASFQHRERRFGKTSEQLITEHKANN, from the coding sequence ATGGCCAGCAAATCAGAAATAGATACCACCAAGCTCCCACAACATGTGGCGATCATCATGGATGGCAACGGTCGATGGGCCCAGGATCATGGCATGCCCAGGATCTTTGGCCACCACAATGGGGTCAAAGCAGTCAGGGAGTGTACGGAAGCAGCGGCTGAGATCGGTATTAAATACCTTACTCTCTATGCTTTTTCTACTGAAAACTGGAACAGACCTGCCATTGAGGTTAATGCACTCATGTCTTTGTTGGTTGAAACCATTGGAGTCGAAGTGAAGACACTAAATGATAATAACATTCAGCTAAAGGCTATTGGTGACCTTCATTCATTACCTCAGGCCTCCTACGATGCTTTGATGAAAGGGATAGCAGACACCGCACATAATACAGGTATGCAGCTGATACTTGCCCTCAATTATTCATCGCGTTGGGAACTCACTGAAGCCACCAAACGCATTTCTTTGAATGTAGCCCAAGGGTTCATTTCTCCCGATGACATCACAGAGGAAAGTATCCGGGCAGAGCTCACCACCAAAGACTATCCTGATCCGGATCTGATGATTCGTACCAGTGGAGAGCAGCGGTTGAGCAACTTTTTGTTGTGGCAGTGCGCTTATACTGAGCTTTATTTTTCACCGGTTTATTGGCCGGATATTCGAAAAGAAGATTTTTGGACCGCAATCGCTTCTTTTCAGCATCGCGAACGCAGGTTTGGCAAGACTTCAGAACAATTGATTACTGAGCATAAAGCAAACAATTAA
- a CDS encoding glycosyltransferase — MNGLEQKYQFWLSIVTVCYNDEKNLTRTLDNLRRQPKDHVQIIVIDGGSEDNSKNIIQANLDLISDWVSEKDNGLYDAMNKGIQMCRGQYIVFFECRRCISR; from the coding sequence ATGAATGGTCTGGAACAAAAATATCAATTCTGGCTCAGCATTGTTACAGTCTGTTACAACGATGAAAAAAACTTAACTAGGACATTGGATAATCTGCGAAGACAACCAAAAGATCATGTACAAATAATCGTTATAGATGGGGGCTCTGAGGATAATTCAAAAAATATTATTCAAGCCAATCTGGATTTGATCTCTGACTGGGTAAGTGAAAAAGATAATGGTCTATATGATGCGATGAACAAGGGCATTCAAATGTGTAGAGGACAATACATCGTGTTTTTTGAATGCAGGAGATGTATTTCACGATGA